From a region of the Betaproteobacteria bacterium genome:
- a CDS encoding DUF1269 domain-containing protein, which produces VTADKVLEQLAGTGGTVLKTSLTHEDEQKLQAALSAPKA; this is translated from the coding sequence AGGTCACCGCCGACAAGGTGCTGGAGCAGCTCGCGGGGACCGGCGGCACGGTGCTCAAGACCTCGCTCACGCACGAGGACGAGCAGAAGCTGCAAGCGGCGCTGAGCGCTCCCAAGGCCTGA